The window atttcttctttaacaGCTTGATTGTGAGCCGGTGAGTTACTCTCGCTTCTTGATGAAGCTGACTTTGATGAGATTGAGGACACTTGAGAATTCGCAGGCAATCTCTTTTATAAACTTGATAGGGATTCCTAGAGTTTGAAGAGTACAATTTAAGCTTCCGCCGGAAGAAGACTTCTAGGGACACCACCAGGGAGAGGAAGAAAGGCAGTCGAAACAAAGAGAAATCAAACAAAGAAATCAGCCTCGGAAATGGAAAACTTCCAAAGCTTTTGAAGAACAAACCGAATACATTTCCTTTTGTGGAAAAGGATGGCTTTTCTGCCTCTTCAGCAGGTAAGAAGCTGAGAACCCCGACCTTTAATCAACTAACGGGACCTTATCATGAGCCATTTTGCTTGGACATTTACATATCGAAAGGTTCTATTCGTGCTTGCATTGTTCATCGGGCAACTAGTAAGGTTGTTGTTGTGGCTCATTCGATTTCTAAGGACATGAAATTTGACTTGACCTCGACGAAGAATGCTACTGCTTGTGCTGCTGTGGGTCAAATTCTGGTTCAAAGGGCATTAGCTGATGACATCCATGATGTGATTTACACACCAAGGAAAGGGGAGAAATTAGAAGGGAAGCTTCATTTAGTGCTTCAGTCTGTTATTGATAATGGAATCAATGTCAAGGTGAAGATTAAGCAAAAAGGAGCGCCCTTTGCTTTAAAGAAAGTTGGGAACCAAATGGCAGGGTAGTTGTTTAAGAGCGAGTCATCTAATAGTCCACATTTTGATTTGCCACAAGCAACTTGCTATCACATTTCATGTTTCCCTCGTGTAACTAAGCAACAAAGAATAGTTCGTCACTTGTTTAATTTTCTTCAttggtctcttcttcttttattgagGTGGGGGGTTTAGCTTTTTTAGTTTAGGGTCTCTTTGAtatgatttgtatttgtatttatcTTTCTAATTTCTATTTATGCGGAgtggtgtttggtatgatttataatgtttatttctatttattacaaattagaataaattaaaaatcGCAAATACTCAAAAGCTATTGTGATTTGTGGCCATAGATCATTTTGTTAGTTATTCGTAATTTTTGAAAGTTTTAAGCTGGCACGTCTTTATGTTGCTCCAAATCAAGGGAAAATTAGGTAACTTCActctttttatactttttgatATTTCTTGTCAAACcctagtctctctctctctctcgtggcATTCTCCCTCTCACTAGCTCGCGAACTTTGAAGGTGTCTCCCTCTCGCTTGCTTGTGAACTTGACTAAAGGTGAAAGCCTTCTCGATCTCGCTTTCGCTTGCTCTTGAACCTGGCTGAAAAAGGATATAATTCAATGCCCATAAACCTCCCAGGGATTCTCTTCCACAAATCAATAAAGCCAAGGAAAGAGCTTGCTCGAGATCCTCTTCTCCAGAGGAAGATAGAGGAAGGAAGATAGCAATGACTTGTTGGGTTCCTTCATGGGTGAGAACGGGTCTCACCGAAGCGAGGGCAGTTCTTGTCGCGCATGTCATCGGTGTTATCTTGGCCGCTCGAGACACCACAACCTGACATCTTGAGCGTGGATCGTTAAGCACCTCGGAGAGAACCCAAGAAGCGTTCTACCTAAATTTGTCACTATAAGGATTTTAATTTAGTCCCAACCCCATCACCAATTTCATCAAGTCCTTTTCAAAACCTTGGTTAGTTCCTCGGATAAATAGCTAATGGGTGTGTGTTGACTTTACTGGGAGGAGCAAGAGTCGATAATTAAGTCGAACGAGCGAAAGTTGTCAAGAGCAGATCCTTGGTGGGTAGATGCCAGGAACACTGCTAATAACTTCCAAGAATTATTCAAGAGACAACGACAATTGCTTCCATTCTTTCTTTCACTTTTAGAGAAGCGAGTTGAAGATGTAGAATATGAAGGTTGGTTAACCCATTATATTCTTCGTATTCTTCGTGTGTGTGAATTTATTCTTTACCTTTCCATTGATGATGAATCCACTGTCTACTAAGTGTTCAAGAGAAGGTTCTTTAGAGGTCGGTATTGTGTGTGAGAGATGGAGATGGTTTGATACGTGCAagataatctgaaaataaaataaaaaagaaaaaaataatagagagagagaaagagaggaagagagataaatttggggCTTTACGGACGAAGCCACCGGACTTTTCGTACGGCACAATTGGGAGGTTGCCGatcctcttctcaagataaATTAAGAGACAATTTAGGGATTTTCATTCTTCTCAATCTATTATATTTAGTGCTATTTATAAGGAGTATTACAGTTAGATAACTACTGAGAACAATCACAATTCACGATGACTATAACTATTCTCACGTACATGTAATTATAACTACTACGAGAAATTTAGATTCCTAAAACCACATAACTACTTAGACCCCTAATTTCACATAACTAACTCACACTCCAAAGCACATACGCATGTTCCAAGCGCGGACATAACATTCCAccctccttaaaaaaaaagatcttgtCCTCAAGATCAATGGTAGGAAAGCAAAGTATGGaccaataaaattaaataatctCCACCCCGGATCCCAAATCTTGGTAGAGTAATTTCCAAAACGATCCAACACAACTTGCAATTTTGGATGGAGAACTTCCTCTTCATCTTGCACGATTGGAAAGATCACCTTGTTTTTGCCATTAAACAGAGAAGGGGGATATTCCTGTATAGACCAGGACGGTCGATTTCCTCCTCCATGCTCCGACTCTGATGCCATTTGATACGTGCAagataatctgaaaataaaataaaataaaataaaaataatagagagTAAAAGAGATAAATTTGGGGCTTTACGGACGAAGCCACCGGATGTCCTGGCACAAGTAGGAGGTTATCGatcctcttctcaagataaATCAAGCGACAATTTAGGGATATTCATTCTTATCACTCTATTATGTTTAATGCTATTTATAAGGAGTATAACAGGAGTTAGATCACTACACAACAACCACAATTCCCCCACTATAATTATTCTCATGTATACATGCAATTCTAACTACTATAGACTCATAGACTCCTAAAACCACATAACTAGTTAGACCCTTAATTTCACATAACTAACTCACTCCGAAGCACATCTGCATCTTCCAAGCGCAGACATAACAGTTGGTGATGTTGATGGTGAGCCTGCTTGCTCTCCGTGTGCCTAATTTTGCGGATTTCCTGTCATTAATAGGGAAGCAGCGTTGTgtgattttagggtttgtgtTGCCTGCTTTTCCTTGGGTTTCGTTGTCCATGTTAGTTCCATTTTCTTAGTTGTTGGTGTTATTTCTTGGAATCCTTCATTTTCTCTCCAAGTTTGTTTACATTCCTGTAGCTCTCAATAACGGTTTACATTTggcatttcacatgtggtggtCGTGCTCGATGGTTGTTTTTGTAGTTAGGAGTTGGGACAAGTTCTGGTATAATATAGgtgtttgtttggttttgtgGGTTCTTGCCCACATCCCCCTCAAGTATTTGAAGCTATTTGGGACAAGTTCTGGTATAATatagtgcccgcttgataaccttacggtGTTTCTATTCCGGTTATGTAGctgagaaacaacaaaaaaatttttcatttgttgtgttgagaaaccgtttttgacccgctttgtaaacctgttcttggaaacaaagaaaaacccttttttttttttaaaaattaacaaaaggaaTTTGGAGAGCTTCGCTTCCCAAATCGTAGAAGCAGAAGAAAActgttagggtttcaaaacaaaaaaaaaacccacccccAACTCTGGGTTTCGGGTTTAGGCAGTTTTATGGCACCGAGGGGTTTGTTCCCCGATTGGCCCTCTAAAAATAATAAGAGATGAGATTTCAATGCTTGAGGCTTGGCCTTCACAATCCGTCGCTGCGGTCCAGAACAGAATTAAAGATGAGATCAAAAGACTGGACTAGGTCGAGATGATCATGCTCATCGAGGCTTGATCAAATCGAACCAAGGATAGAATAGAGACaaaacatgagaaaaaaaaaaaacaagtgaatCGAACCAAACTCTTACCTAGAGTGGGGAAAGGCAATTTTCAGCAATCCAAGCTTAAGACCATCAATGACAACTTGATTCTCCTTCAATTGTTCAACCTCCTAGCGTCCCAATCTCCTTTGTCATCCGAGGAAGCTCCTTCACATTCTTGACTCAACCCATCCTACGCTCTCTTGCGAGGATCGAGGAGCATGCCATTTTCCCCTTGTAAAGCTTACTGGTTTTCTCACTTGAGAGCTCGTGTGAGAGCAGCCGATGGAGGTTGGAGGACACGAGGTTCATTgaagctttgttttttttcacgATGATGGAGTTGGAGGACACCGAGGTTCCTTGGAGCTTTGTTTGCgaatataggagtttttatcggcacacttttccaattttcagcAAGAAATGACGAACATATCCAACATGTTTCGGCCAAAGTtttccagggagcataaattttgatttatgtttccaaaaaacAAATACGAAAAAACACTTCATTATCAAGCAATTTTTAGGTGTTCTTCCGCTTTCACCGCCGAGCGGAAAAACACCGTAAACTTCTTCATAAGGTTATCAAGTGGGCCTTCTAGGTGTTTCGGCATGTTCTCTATTTTTGTGGTTAAGACGACAGAGGGTGTTTTATGCCATCAGCATGAGTTTATTATTACTCTTTGTCGTTCTAAATCGAAGGTTGTAATCTCTGCCGCAGGTTTGTGTTTGCGTAAGTTTGTAATGACGATTTGAATGATTAAATCGTATTGACTGCATGATGCATGGCAATGTTGGTTATGGTCCATTCAATCGACAATAAAGAGATTTCGCTTGATCCTAGAACATAATCGATCTAAATCGCCTAGACCCAATTCCTTTTTTTAAACCCTGTTGTCCGCTAAGCACCAATGAATGCAGCCCATAAGCCCATATTAGACTACAAATACTAATAAAGGGCCATAAGTTTCACACTTGCCTgtctttaaaattttaatactTATATAATCATCTATTTTTTTACTAAATAAAGATGCATTGAGAAGGTTGAGAACATCCAAACCTACATGTAAATATGTAATTGACCTTTTGAATTGATAAGCTTTACAAAAAGCTCACTCCATAAACATTTTAAACAAGGTGATGGGCTGGGTAGTTTGCCTTTGTAAATACAAATTTCTCAACAAAATTTTGGGGTAATAGTAAACCCGTAAGTGTGATCTCAGCTTCTCATAGTTTATTATCTTGTTGCACCATTCTCACCTTTAAATATCAATGGAGGGACTACCTTGGGCATGAGGCATGAGCCGCATGACACATGTGTGCCTATTAAGTACTAGTACTTGGtctccccccctcctctttgGGGTGGACCATTGATTGAATCCAGATTCCCTTCATGTACGAAGTGAGTGATTATTCTCAACATATGCTAATGGCTACCTGTCCTATGCACAACTATCTCTTAGAAAGAAGGATTTGCTTGGTGTAACCACAATTGATTACTCCGAGCTCGGCACCATAATGGTTTTGCTTTCATCTATCATTCCTTCTTTTCTAGCATAGTTTATACGATTGCTTGTGTACTCTTCACATCTATTTACTCTTTGATTATTATTGAAGCATTGAATCTCAACAAGACACATCCACTTTGGTGTTTTTGCTTTCGAGACATTGATTGCCAACAAAGTAATATATCTCTCCCGCTTCCTTGTACAGCCTCTTTTATGGGCTTGTGTTTCTTATTCGCTTTCCTAGTGTATTACCTAGTAAAAGACAAGTTGAATGATCTTTTTTTGATAACCTTCCCTAAGCGGGAAAGATGTGTCGAgacttttttctatttattcctCGCCGTTTCATTTACTATTTCTCCCAAACAAACCAGTGAAATGTGCTCCTGATACACTTCTATATAGAAAtttggtcttatttgttattacaGAATTTTGAGGTCGGGTGATCTTGATGAAAATATAGTCATAAAGATCAAATATATATATCGATAATTATTTATGGCCCCATGTCCTAATAGTACAAATTTGACCTACGATTTTTTAGTTATAGTGAAATTACCCTCATTTGTGAATGTTGTGCTTAGAAGTATAGATTGTATGTATCACTGGGGAAGGATATGGCCCAATACTAAATATCCTTATCACGTTTAATATTTTGGGCCACAAGTTCCAATTGATATGCTTGTGCTGATAATTACACTGCTTTCTATGATTTTTAGTTTAACCATCTCGCGAGTTTCATCGGGCGTAGCTCAAAAGAATACAACGATAAGAGatatttggataatttttttagCCCAATCCTGTGTTACTTGTTTGTTCCCATCCCTTTACTTTTTCCATCTCACATTAGTAGGTTGGTCCGCGGGTGTTTCAGAGTAAACCGAATGTTCTCCATTGTTTTGCTTAGTAACTTGAAGTTTCAATGTTACGTATTGCGGATAGGTTCCTTTTGATTCCGTTGTAACACTTACATTTACACTTGGTGCCTAATTTAGTGTCCATTGATAAATTTACCTCCTCCTAAAATGTCTAGAaagtttttctttaaaaaaggGGGAATAAGGCTACAAGCATTTGGTTTGAAGGGAGGTAGCTTGTCTTGTTCATAGTTAACGTACAAGGAAATCATTAGATCCCCAATTCCTTTTCCGACCCTAAGAAGGATTTACTAATCCATCCTCATAATGAGCTTGTTGGGGTGTGAAGCATGAATTGGTGAACCAACCATTGCtggtatttgcttattttctcttttttttctgagatcttccattcttccttctttttttaggtttgaatcTTTTGGTCCTTGGCTAGTGCTTGATTGATgcagatttactattttatcccATAGCCTAAGAAGAAAAGCtaggagaaaggaaaaagagagataaaaattgATGGTCTCCCTGATGGATTCAGTATTCAACTTGACCATAGCTGAGGATCCCGTTAGCAAGAATCGGAGGCTACACAAACAAGAAGCAAaaggatatgaccaaggcctctcacctatggccttaCAGTGGGTCAATCACCCAACCAATGGTCTCTCTCACTATGAGTGTTGTCATACGAAAACAAGCTACAAGCTTTGTTTCTTCAACACTCAAATTATGGGGCGATGTAGTATAAGTCCCTATTTCAAGCACTGGGGCTAAATTATCATTGGACACTAAATTCTCCCTTAAAAGAAGGATTTGCATGGTGCAACCACAATTGATTACTTGAGCCTGGCACCATAATGGTTTTGCTTTCATCCATCATTCCTTCTTTTTCTAGGATAGTTTCTATGATTGCGCAATACTCTTTTCAACCATTGTTCCATGTCACTCACTCTAATTCTTGTGTGTTTGAGTTGCCTATATTTTATTGCTTTGAAGTAAACATCTCTTTTTGGGAGGGTACTCCACATGACAATCCGAATATCATGGAAAACCATCAACACTCCTTATTTGAACTGCCCCCCCATCCACCATCGGGTGTTTCATATTCTAATTATTGTAATCGTTATTAAATTGTGACTGAATTTGTTgaaattttaattgttattctTAATGTTGTAGGAGAATACTATCTTATTGATTCTAGATAGACATATGTCCTGGGTATATGGTTCCTTTCAAGAATTTTTGATATCATCAACATGATTTTAAGCATAGAAGACCATAAGGAGCGGAGAGGAGTATTCAGTTTCAGACACTCATCTTTTACGAACCGTAATTGAGCGAAAGCCATTTGGGAGTCTTGAAGAAGCGTTGCACCCTATTTTGAAGATGATGTCTTCGCCTATGGTTGGTTCCAAACACAACTTTTGAGTTAGCTGATTTGCTTGTGTAGTCATACACAACTTTATTAAAAAGTAGAGTGGCATTGGATTAACTTTTGAAAAGCAGAGAGGGGAATGAAGCTTGCGATGATGAATGAGAAGGCAGTGATAGTGACGAAAGAGGGGGATCATTGTAGATTTTGCGAAAGGTATGTTAAGGCAGCTGCAGCACCACTCCAACAATGGGAAGCTTATATCGTAGACAGGTTTAAGATGATCAAATTAGAGAAGCTTATCAAAATTAGTGATAGCAAAATCAACCCCAAGCCCATTTCAAGTTTTGCAAACATGCTGACAAATAAAGTGATGGTTTTTCTAAATCTGTTTTAAGCTCAATGGGACTTATTGGAAATCTCGGGCTCATTTTCCCGAAGTCCATTTCTGGCTCTCTTGATGGAATCAGTGCTTCTTTCTAAGGTCCAGGCCAAGTTACTGAGGGTTTTTTACTAGGGTGCTGGCGTAAAATATGTAGGCCTAAAGGGTGGGCGGAGGACTGGGTATTCGGCTACATCTCAAATCATAGCAAAGCCATCATTTTTAAACTGGCTTGGAGATTGATTACTCAACCGGATGCACCTTGGGCAAGGCTTCGTGGAAGTATTTTCCAAATCAATCACTTTAATCCATCTTTTGTCCTCGTTTTGGGTCTTGATCTAGAACAGTATTGGAACCATCCTCCCTGAGTTCAGGAAAGTTGTTTATTGGCGAGTTGGGACTGGCAGAAATATTAATATCTGGTCTAATCCTTGGGTTCCTAACTTACCAAGTCTCACCATTTCCCAAACTATTCCTCCTAAtccttttttttcaaatctgttGATGAACTCTTATGTGAAAGAACTTGGAATCCTCTTTACAAACACCTTCCCTAGGCTCAGCCCTTACCACTTTGAACAAATTTGGTATCCTTTCAACTAAATGCGTTGTAGCTCACCATCCCCCCTCTCTTCTCAGTCTCAACATTTGGAACAGAATCTGGAAGTTGAAACCTCACCCTAAATTTAAGCCTTCATCTAGAAAGTTTTAACAATGGACTTTCTACAGGTGAAAAATTGCAAAGATTAAACCCTTCTCTCAGTTTTTGTCCTTTTGTAAGGATACTTTTAGAAAACAATTTggcatcttttcttttctcttgccCATTCTCTTAAAGGATTTGGGCAGCAGGGTCTCTTGGTCTTGGTCTGCGAACTGAATTCCTTCAAGGGATGATTTGATTGATGCTATAGTCAAACTAATTTCAGATCCTAGTCTTTCTAAATCTGATGGGAATAGAATCCTTTGTTCCATGACTATAACCCTGTACTTCATCTGGTTGAACAGAATAAAGCTGTTTTCCAAAAAAGACAGTTTGAAACCTTTGCAATTCTGCAAATTATCTTTCAATGGAAAAGGATCTTTGAATCCATGATCCGATTTCTCCTGCCATTCACCTCCCTCGCACCTACACACAAATCCAACCCttaccctcttcttttctcttgNNNNNNNNNNNNNNNNNNNNNNNNNNNNNNNNNNNNNNNNNNNNNNNNNNNNNNNNNNNNNNNNNNNNNNNNNNNNNNNNNNNNNNNNNNNNNNNNNNNNccttattcactaattcagatatgatccaagttttttgttgaagcttcttgcatccattgctgtccagatatcttcgtcaattctatttagcatgtgggagtttatagtttgaaattttgcacactggttcttccttgtgtgaagatcgatcaagtttttgaagagtgatgccttctccttctaaaaatcagacctgtttttttataattcagatatgatcattggagattggtgttttggaattagtttgatcgattgaaaaaggttgaagattattgtgttgcattgtttttgtccatggttcattatcccatTGCTCTTTTCCACTTTatcacctcccaaaacatacatttggcatatacccataacccctttggaagttaatggtattctctaatttgccatttcttccttttccattacccttagcacctcttggtttggaatattatgtttttgccctatctcttataTCATCtttgttatgtccacgtgtactacacgtgatgGGGGGATTacgtacagtacacctgcagacattgtagaagcataACTTGCAgaaacacttggtgcaaaacatagaagatcagagttttcaccattgctaATGgatatctactttgttattgggttgagtttgctgtaagggggagattgaagtcttaaagtattgaagatgtttggttattgccttcTTATATGAGGttttacagttgggttgattttttccgctgcttgattcatctgcttgctgccctagttgcttatctttaggattatcagtcagagattcatcattGGACAGCTGTTAAAGATTGGTTAAAGTTTGTTGTTCAAGTTTGCCTAGGTTTTGAAGACCTactttttcaagttcttgaaggtttatttgggagttgcattcatctgtcaagctggattttgctataacttagttttttttcttttttagttcaagttgagcattagtaccttgtatacgccaacttgagggggagtgttagcattattaggagttattttttctttagttcaagcaggatcttctttctttacttatttgtataatccagcttgagggggagtattggaaTATATactccagaatactgtgggggtattctgatctTTTTGGGGTAGTGTTATTcatcttatgttattaagtgtaagtgggctatgtgggttttagtcccacatcgcttagtttagtctctttgtaatttttcctctattataaatagagggacttatctatcaatgaatacaacacattattttctctcattctcgctttctaacccacgattctacCAACAGTTAccctgtaaaaaaaaaataaaattggaggTTAATAAtattaggggtgtaagtttgaccTTGTTGGCCAGAGCCTGCTCTGAGTCCAAACAGGGCTTGGGCAGGATTTTTTAACCCTGAGGACGAGTTAGAGTTGAAATTTTTGGGCCTtgggtcagggtcgggttgggtcagggttgaggccttgtaTTAGGTTATGTTTaacaatttattatttatattttataatttttgtttagtatgtAATTATTTAATGATTTACCAAAACAagtctaattatctattgaacgaaaATACTTACAAATTTAAGATTGGATCATggtttttaacccaaagaaaagtctaatcacatgtgtctcatttttttgaTGCATAAGACGGAAGTAAATGGCTAAAAAATTAAGGTCAACCAAGGCTGGGctaggctgggctgggctgggctaagCACGAcaaggttgggcttgggctgagttATCTCAGTCTGACctagggctgggttgggcttgggttgagttaagaggactcaggattgggctagggttttaaacaATCCGGCTCAACTTGgtcctgtttcacccctagttaaaattaaaaaataataaaaatctgGTATGTGATTGGACTGTGAGGTTAGCAGGTGGCATTGTTTCTGTTTTCACTTGAATCAGTAATTGTAACAGTTTTTTCTTACTACAAAAAGTTCATCTCTCATTGTTTAGAAATGTTAAAAGAGACATTAGcaaattctttttcactttACTTAGTCTAAATAATCCATTGAAAagttctcctttcttttctcaatttgaCTGTgccaatgaaaattttatttcactCCACTTTTAGAGATATGGAGTCTTCTTAATCATAAGCTGAAAATGGTAAATGTGAAAATAATATGATAATTCAAGGAGGCATTTGGTAGGTGGGTGCCTAAACAG is drawn from Telopea speciosissima isolate NSW1024214 ecotype Mountain lineage chromosome 1, Tspe_v1, whole genome shotgun sequence and contains these coding sequences:
- the LOC122648911 gene encoding uncharacterized protein LOC122648911, which produces MEQKKNFFFNSLIGFLEFEEYNLSFRRKKTSRDTTRERKKGSRNKEKSNKEISLGNGKLPKLLKNKPNTFPFVEKDGFSASSAGKKLRTPTFNQLTGPYHEPFCLDIYISKGSIRACIVHRATSKVVVVAHSISKDMKFDLTSTKNATACAAVGQILVQRALADDIHDVIYTPRKGEKLEGKLHLVLQSVIDNGINVKVKIKQKGAPFALKKVGNQMAG